A single window of Parabacteroides sp. FAFU027 DNA harbors:
- a CDS encoding efflux RND transporter periplasmic adaptor subunit translates to MKPYKFISISIIAAFIIAATSCNGGKKAEAKPEKEEEVLPEDIVELRADQIKLAEISLGKIEMRSLSGTLKVNGQVAVAPQNLATVCMPMGGFVKSTSLVPGNTVRKGQTLAILENPEFVDLQQNYLEVKSKLEYAEAEYKRHNDLYKEDVYSQKNVQQVTSEYKTLKVQLTALRQKLELIGINTGKLTMNNIRRSVAVTSPISGYVKAVNISIGKSVAPSDVLFEIVNSDQLLLELSLFEKDADKVSSGQKIRFYINNESEQHEAVIYQTGNLINADKTYKVYAKVTGKCKNVMPGMYANAIVEGTVNNVTTLPSDAVVSFDDKDYIFVFEKNKSEGGKPFTEYRMVQVRKGVSDEGYTEIILPDSFDQTKAKVVIKGAYNLLSAKKNAGEMACD, encoded by the coding sequence ATGAAACCCTATAAATTCATTTCCATATCCATCATAGCGGCATTTATCATAGCCGCCACGTCCTGTAACGGCGGCAAAAAAGCCGAAGCCAAACCAGAAAAAGAAGAGGAAGTTCTTCCCGAAGACATCGTAGAGCTTCGGGCAGACCAAATCAAACTTGCCGAAATCTCACTCGGCAAAATCGAGATGCGTTCCCTGAGCGGTACACTCAAGGTTAACGGGCAGGTGGCAGTTGCCCCGCAAAACCTCGCAACCGTCTGTATGCCGATGGGCGGATTTGTCAAAAGCACTTCACTTGTGCCGGGCAATACGGTTCGCAAAGGGCAGACGCTCGCCATACTGGAAAACCCTGAGTTTGTCGATTTACAGCAAAATTACCTGGAGGTAAAAAGCAAACTCGAATATGCAGAGGCGGAGTACAAACGCCACAACGACCTCTACAAAGAGGATGTTTATTCGCAGAAAAACGTACAGCAGGTGACTTCGGAATACAAGACGCTGAAGGTACAATTGACCGCCCTTCGCCAAAAACTCGAACTCATCGGCATCAATACCGGTAAGCTCACGATGAACAATATCAGGCGGTCAGTAGCGGTGACCTCGCCCATTTCCGGATACGTAAAAGCGGTCAACATCAGCATCGGAAAATCTGTTGCCCCTTCGGATGTGCTGTTTGAGATTGTCAACAGCGACCAACTGCTACTTGAGCTGAGTCTTTTCGAGAAAGATGCGGATAAAGTTTCATCCGGTCAGAAGATTCGTTTCTACATCAACAATGAAAGCGAACAGCACGAAGCCGTGATCTACCAAACGGGTAACCTGATCAACGCCGACAAGACTTATAAGGTATATGCAAAAGTTACGGGTAAATGCAAAAACGTAATGCCCGGAATGTATGCCAACGCCATTGTGGAAGGAACGGTCAACAACGTTACCACCCTGCCTTCGGATGCCGTGGTGAGCTTCGACGACAAGGATTATATTTTTGTCTTTGAGAAAAATAAGAGCGAAGGAGGCAAACCCTTTACCGAATACCGTATGGTACAGGTTCGCAAAGGGGTGAGTGACGAAGGATACACAGAAATAATCCTGCCCGACAGTTTCGACCAAACGAAAGCGAAAGTTGTTATAAAAGGAGCATATAACCTGCTTTCTGCGAAAAAGAATGCGGGTGAAATGGCCTGTGATTAA
- a CDS encoding cation diffusion facilitator family transporter: MVHDHEHHHEINLDNAFKIGIALNIVFTIIEVVYGYLANSMALVADAGHNFSDVLALAFSWIGVILSQRKPTLRFTYGFRRSTILIALLNTVLLLVAIGFILWETIHRLGKPLEIKSQDVILVAAIGIVINGFTAWLFVKGKKNDLNIRSAFVHFVADALVSLGVVVAGVIIAFTGITWIDSVVSFIIIAVILYSTVHLLIDSVNLGLDAVPEHIDIEVVRKYLEALPEVSTIHDLHIWALSTTDAALTVHLNTCCETDNTFIYEVQKHLHNHFHIEHATIQIEQGDENCRNNCN; encoded by the coding sequence ATGGTACACGATCACGAACATCATCACGAAATCAATCTGGATAATGCCTTTAAAATTGGTATTGCACTCAATATTGTATTTACCATAATCGAAGTTGTCTACGGTTATCTCGCCAATTCGATGGCACTGGTAGCCGATGCTGGACACAACTTCAGCGACGTGCTGGCACTGGCATTTTCCTGGATTGGCGTTATTCTCTCTCAGCGAAAACCGACTCTTCGCTTTACCTACGGATTCCGGCGTTCCACGATACTGATTGCATTGCTCAATACCGTCCTGCTACTGGTGGCCATCGGCTTTATCCTGTGGGAGACAATTCACCGGCTAGGCAAACCGCTGGAGATAAAATCACAGGATGTCATTCTGGTGGCGGCTATTGGTATTGTGATCAACGGTTTCACGGCATGGCTGTTTGTCAAAGGGAAAAAGAACGACCTAAACATCCGTAGCGCCTTTGTCCACTTTGTGGCCGATGCGCTGGTATCGCTGGGCGTGGTAGTTGCCGGGGTGATTATAGCATTTACGGGTATTACCTGGATTGACTCGGTGGTTTCGTTTATCATCATTGCGGTGATTCTCTACAGCACCGTCCACCTGTTGATTGATTCGGTCAATCTAGGCCTGGATGCCGTCCCCGAACACATTGATATCGAAGTGGTGCGCAAATACCTCGAAGCTTTACCCGAAGTATCAACCATTCACGACCTGCACATCTGGGCACTGAGTACGACCGATGCTGCCCTGACCGTTCACCTCAATACTTGTTGTGAAACAGATAATACCTTTATCTACGAAGTGCAAAAGCACCTGCATAACCATTTTCACATCGAACATGCTACGATTCAGATAGAGCAGGGAGATGAGAATTGCAGGAATAATTGTAATTAA
- a CDS encoding DUF3127 domain-containing protein: MELTGRIIQILPLQSGQGKNGVWKKQDYIIEMGGQYPKKVCFNIWGDKIDTFAIQMDEELKVDFDIESREFNGRWYTDVRAWNVTRVAAGAGAVPPAFEPKPADFLQHAPGEDMPF, from the coding sequence ATGGAACTTACAGGAAGAATCATTCAAATCCTGCCGCTTCAGTCGGGACAAGGAAAAAATGGTGTTTGGAAAAAACAGGATTACATCATCGAAATGGGTGGACAATACCCTAAAAAAGTTTGTTTCAACATCTGGGGAGACAAGATCGATACTTTTGCCATTCAGATGGACGAAGAATTGAAAGTGGACTTCGACATCGAGAGCCGCGAATTTAACGGCCGCTGGTACACCGATGTACGTGCCTGGAATGTAACCCGTGTAGCTGCCGGTGCCGGAGCTGTTCCTCCTGCTTTCGAGCCGAAGCCTGCCGATTTCCTGCAACACGCTCCCGGCGAGGATATGCCTTTCTAA
- a CDS encoding CDP-alcohol phosphatidyltransferase family protein, which produces MKDLPTQTASTQMEENSVLKTITADRNRTNLLKKWEQNAIAYLVQRIPSWISSDMLTAIGFLGAVIIFLSFVLATYVNRNLLLLGVLGYAISWFGDSLDGRIAYYRHKERKWYGFSLDITVDWLGIMLMGLGFVVYVHDAWELVGFALVALYGWEMMTALLRYKITGKYSIDSGIMGPTEVRIIISLLLVLEVVLPDSLLYSLSLLAISLFIANIVDSKNLLALANERDAEEREKRKEKQIV; this is translated from the coding sequence ATGAAAGATTTACCTACTCAGACAGCATCAACACAGATGGAGGAAAACAGTGTCCTTAAAACGATTACAGCGGACCGGAACAGAACCAATCTTCTGAAAAAATGGGAACAAAATGCAATTGCATATTTAGTCCAGCGAATACCTTCCTGGATTAGTTCGGATATGTTGACAGCGATAGGTTTTTTGGGAGCAGTGATTATTTTCCTGAGTTTTGTGCTGGCAACCTATGTAAACCGGAATTTGCTTCTGTTGGGCGTTTTAGGATATGCAATCAGTTGGTTTGGTGATTCGCTGGACGGACGCATTGCCTATTACCGGCATAAAGAGCGGAAATGGTATGGCTTTTCTTTGGATATTACCGTTGACTGGTTGGGGATTATGCTGATGGGACTTGGATTTGTCGTTTATGTGCATGATGCCTGGGAATTGGTAGGTTTCGCCCTGGTAGCCTTGTATGGATGGGAAATGATGACCGCATTGTTGCGCTACAAGATTACCGGAAAATATTCCATTGATTCGGGAATAATGGGCCCTACAGAAGTCAGAATCATTATTTCGTTACTGTTGGTTCTCGAAGTTGTTTTGCCGGATTCATTGCTATATAGTTTATCCTTGCTGGCAATATCTCTTTTCATTGCCAATATTGTTGACTCCAAAAATCTTCTGGCTTTAGCCAATGAACGAGACGCCGAAGAGCGGGAAAAACGCAAGGAAAAACAAATCGTCTGA
- a CDS encoding NAD(P)H-dependent flavin oxidoreductase, which yields MANRICELLGIKYPIVQGGMVWCSGWELASAVSNAGGLGLLGAGSMYPEILRDHIRKCKAATDKPFGVNVPLMYPQIEEIMKIIVEEGVQVVFTSAGNPKAWTSFLKEKGIKVVHVIANGKFAQKCEEAGVDAIVAEGFEAGGHNGKEETTTFCLIPHIRQITSLPLIAAGGVVTGRNVLAAMALGAEGVQVGTAFALSAESSASDEFKRRCLNLPEGETKLSLKKVSPTRLVKNEFFQQIYELECKGASADELKEIMGKGRPKKGMFEGNINEGMLEIGQGATLVKEILPVSEIMKNMVAEYNSVLSRLQGL from the coding sequence ATGGCAAACAGAATTTGTGAACTTCTGGGAATAAAATACCCCATTGTGCAAGGGGGAATGGTGTGGTGCAGCGGCTGGGAACTGGCTTCTGCGGTGAGTAATGCCGGTGGACTCGGATTGCTCGGAGCTGGCTCGATGTACCCGGAGATTTTGCGCGACCACATTCGCAAATGCAAGGCGGCTACCGATAAGCCTTTCGGTGTAAATGTACCGCTGATGTATCCGCAGATTGAGGAAATCATGAAGATTATCGTGGAGGAAGGCGTGCAGGTGGTGTTTACCTCTGCCGGAAATCCGAAGGCGTGGACTTCGTTTCTCAAGGAAAAAGGCATCAAAGTGGTGCATGTGATTGCCAACGGTAAATTTGCCCAAAAGTGCGAAGAGGCCGGTGTGGATGCTATCGTGGCGGAAGGCTTCGAGGCGGGCGGTCACAACGGGAAAGAGGAGACAACTACCTTCTGCCTGATTCCGCACATTCGTCAAATCACCTCGTTGCCGTTAATTGCTGCGGGTGGTGTGGTGACCGGTCGCAACGTATTGGCTGCAATGGCGCTGGGTGCGGAAGGTGTGCAGGTAGGGACGGCATTCGCTCTGTCTGCTGAGAGTTCAGCCAGTGACGAATTCAAGCGTCGTTGCCTGAATTTGCCGGAAGGCGAAACCAAATTGTCATTGAAGAAGGTCTCTCCGACGCGCCTGGTGAAAAACGAGTTTTTCCAGCAAATCTATGAACTGGAGTGCAAAGGCGCTTCGGCTGATGAACTGAAAGAAATCATGGGTAAAGGGCGTCCGAAAAAAGGAATGTTCGAAGGCAACATCAATGAAGGAATGCTTGAGATTGGCCAGGGTGCAACGCTGGTCAAAGAGATATTGCCTGTGAGCGAGATTATGAAGAATATGGTGGCCGAATACAATTCAGTATTAAGCAGATTGCAAGGGTTGTAG
- the atpD gene encoding F0F1 ATP synthase subunit beta yields MSIPAAHNSENRACGNVIAVRGSVVDVRFEKELPAIYTLLYTGKNREIAIEVLTQLDAQSVRGIALTPTQGLSRGTEVFNSGKQLTVPVGSHIMGRMFDVFGNTIDKKEPLPKLEQRSIHQSPPPLSKRSTQSEIFLTGIKAIDVLIPLERGGKAGLFGGAGVGKTVLLTEMIHNMVGHNKGVSMFCGIGERCREGHELYHDMKEAGVLDNTVMMFGQMNEPPGARFRVGHAALTMAEYFRDDEHRDVLLLIDNIFRFIQAGMEVSGLMGQMPSRMGYQPTLGTELSKLEERIANTDTGAITSIQAIYVPADDLTDPSAVHAFSHLSASIVLSRKKASEGLYPAIDLLQSGSKMATPSIIGERHYNLAQQIRQTLAQYEDLKDIIAMLGLEQLSTSDRNLVNRARRLERFFSQPFFTTEHFSSIKGREVSLQDALDGCERILADEFKDYPEGAFYMIGGIDEVKKSG; encoded by the coding sequence ATGTCAATCCCCGCTGCACATAATAGCGAAAACCGGGCTTGCGGAAATGTCATTGCCGTGAGAGGCAGCGTCGTGGACGTGCGTTTTGAAAAGGAGTTACCCGCCATTTATACCCTGCTATATACCGGAAAAAACCGGGAAATCGCCATCGAAGTATTGACCCAGCTCGATGCCCAAAGCGTTCGCGGTATTGCTTTAACGCCGACTCAGGGTCTGTCCCGCGGTACAGAAGTTTTCAACAGCGGCAAACAGTTGACTGTCCCGGTAGGCAGTCACATCATGGGACGGATGTTTGACGTTTTCGGAAATACCATTGACAAAAAGGAGCCATTACCCAAGTTGGAACAACGAAGCATCCACCAATCCCCCCCCCCGCTCTCCAAACGTTCGACACAATCGGAAATCTTCCTGACAGGAATCAAAGCCATTGATGTATTGATTCCCCTCGAACGGGGCGGAAAAGCCGGACTTTTCGGCGGTGCTGGCGTTGGTAAAACGGTGCTGCTGACCGAAATGATTCACAATATGGTGGGGCACAATAAGGGCGTGAGTATGTTTTGCGGTATCGGCGAACGCTGCCGTGAAGGACACGAACTTTACCACGATATGAAAGAGGCTGGTGTGCTTGACAATACGGTGATGATGTTCGGACAAATGAACGAACCGCCGGGAGCCCGTTTCCGGGTAGGGCATGCTGCGCTGACTATGGCGGAATATTTCCGCGACGATGAACACAGGGATGTGCTGTTACTGATTGATAACATTTTCCGTTTTATCCAGGCGGGCATGGAGGTCTCCGGACTGATGGGGCAAATGCCTTCGCGCATGGGCTACCAACCGACTTTGGGAACAGAATTATCCAAACTGGAAGAGCGCATTGCCAATACCGATACGGGAGCAATTACCTCCATCCAGGCAATTTACGTTCCCGCCGATGACCTGACTGACCCATCGGCCGTGCATGCCTTCTCACACCTTTCAGCCTCCATCGTGCTTTCGAGGAAAAAGGCGAGCGAAGGGCTTTATCCCGCCATCGACCTGTTGCAATCTGGTTCGAAAATGGCGACACCCAGCATCATCGGGGAGCGCCACTACAATCTGGCCCAGCAAATCCGGCAGACATTGGCACAATACGAAGACCTCAAAGATATCATCGCCATGCTCGGTCTGGAACAGCTCTCCACGAGCGACCGCAATCTGGTGAACCGCGCCAGGCGGCTGGAACGATTCTTCTCGCAACCCTTCTTTACCACGGAACATTTCAGCAGCATCAAAGGGCGCGAAGTGAGCTTGCAGGATGCGCTTGACGGTTGCGAACGCATTCTGGCGGATGAGTTCAAGGATTATCCCGAAGGCGCTTTTTACATGATAGGTGGCATTGATGAGGTGAAAAAATCCGGATAA
- a CDS encoding F0F1 ATP synthase subunit epsilon: MEQLMHLKILLPFRIYTETEGVCRIVLETATGSYGLLPQRLDCVTALVPGIFMYEANNEEHYIAIDEGILIKAGTEVLVSVRNAIGGASLGQLKEAVEKEFVQTDESETQLRTVMDKMESGLVASIEKLRKEQL, encoded by the coding sequence ATGGAACAACTGATGCATCTGAAAATCCTGCTTCCATTCCGCATTTACACAGAGACGGAAGGTGTCTGCCGGATTGTACTGGAGACGGCGACCGGTTCGTACGGACTGCTTCCTCAACGGCTGGATTGCGTCACAGCATTGGTTCCGGGCATTTTCATGTATGAGGCCAATAACGAAGAGCACTACATCGCCATCGACGAAGGCATTTTGATAAAAGCGGGAACAGAGGTTCTTGTCTCTGTACGAAATGCCATTGGTGGCGCCAGTCTGGGACAATTAAAGGAAGCAGTAGAAAAAGAATTCGTCCAGACCGATGAAAGCGAAACCCAACTTCGTACGGTGATGGATAAAATGGAGAGCGGACTGGTGGCAAGCATTGAAAAACTTCGAAAAGAACAATTATGA
- a CDS encoding AtpZ/AtpI family protein, whose product MIPEEKQSTDSFTRKVGEKEQLKLKAQRGRKQSVWFGLSMFGLVGWSVVIPTLIGTAVGVWLDDSYPQSFSWTLTGLVCGLFLGCVLAWSWVSKERNEINDNKEEKKDE is encoded by the coding sequence ATGATACCGGAAGAAAAACAAAGCACAGACTCCTTCACCCGCAAGGTGGGCGAAAAAGAGCAACTAAAACTAAAAGCCCAACGCGGCCGCAAGCAGAGCGTCTGGTTTGGGCTGAGCATGTTCGGGCTGGTCGGCTGGTCGGTCGTCATCCCTACATTGATCGGCACTGCCGTTGGCGTATGGTTGGACGACAGTTATCCGCAATCTTTTTCCTGGACACTGACCGGACTGGTCTGTGGTCTTTTCCTGGGTTGCGTGCTAGCCTGGAGCTGGGTTTCGAAAGAACGGAACGAAATCAACGATAACAAGGAGGAGAAAAAAGATGAATGA
- a CDS encoding ATP synthase subunit I, translating to MNDVIYMILALITGLVLGTFFFGGLWWTVRKAVQARIPALWFAGSLIIRLSVTMVGFYLIGAGSWQRLLVCVVGFALARMLVIRYTKNRDEKMIQQQKE from the coding sequence ATGAATGATGTAATTTACATGATATTGGCTCTGATCACAGGCCTTGTATTGGGAACGTTCTTCTTTGGCGGCCTTTGGTGGACAGTCAGGAAAGCGGTTCAGGCCAGGATTCCGGCGTTATGGTTTGCCGGGAGTCTGATTATTCGCTTGAGTGTTACGATGGTTGGATTTTACCTCATCGGGGCCGGTAGCTGGCAACGGTTATTAGTCTGTGTAGTTGGTTTTGCGCTGGCGCGAATGCTGGTCATTCGTTACACGAAAAACCGTGACGAGAAGATGATTCAACAGCAAAAAGAGTAA
- a CDS encoding F0F1 ATP synthase subunit A has translation MKLSPDETVFWEHGFITINMTLVMTWAIMLTLVLASWLVTRNLKTDIHISRWQCILETLVTTINNQIRDIGLPCPEKYIGYIGTLFLFIATSNSCIIFPFYEPPTGSLSTTTALALSVFLAVPIFGISENGIRNYLKSYLKPSVIMMPFHLISEFTRTLALAVRLFGNIMSGEMIVGILLSITPLIFPIVMKALGLLVGMVQAYIFSVLATVYITAAVQEAKHEE, from the coding sequence ATGAAGCTGAGTCCGGACGAAACGGTTTTCTGGGAACATGGATTTATTACCATCAACATGACCCTGGTGATGACGTGGGCAATCATGCTCACGCTCGTTCTCGCGTCATGGCTCGTCACCCGAAACTTAAAAACGGACATCCACATCTCCCGCTGGCAGTGCATCCTGGAGACGTTGGTCACGACCATTAACAACCAAATCCGCGACATCGGCCTGCCTTGTCCGGAGAAATACATCGGTTATATCGGCACGCTGTTTCTCTTTATCGCTACGTCAAACAGTTGTATCATTTTCCCGTTTTACGAACCGCCGACCGGCTCACTTTCAACGACCACGGCACTGGCACTTTCAGTATTTCTCGCCGTGCCTATCTTTGGTATTTCGGAAAACGGTATTCGAAATTACCTGAAATCGTATTTGAAACCATCAGTCATCATGATGCCGTTTCACCTGATTAGCGAATTTACCCGCACACTGGCACTGGCCGTCCGTCTTTTCGGAAACATCATGAGCGGTGAAATGATTGTGGGAATCCTGTTGAGCATTACCCCGCTTATTTTTCCCATCGTGATGAAAGCGCTGGGCTTGCTGGTCGGAATGGTACAAGCCTATATTTTCAGCGTATTGGCAACGGTCTATATCACCGCAGCCGTACAGGAAGCAAAACACGAAGAATAA
- a CDS encoding F0F1 ATP synthase subunit C: MDSTTIIAVASIVTAGLATAIGCMIPAVGEGKSVSSALNSIAQQPDAAPTITRTLFVGLAMIESIAIYCFVVSMILIFANPFWNYIIGK; this comes from the coding sequence ATGGACAGTACAACAATTATCGCAGTCGCATCCATTGTAACGGCGGGTCTTGCCACCGCTATCGGATGCATGATTCCGGCTGTCGGAGAAGGGAAATCCGTTTCGTCGGCACTCAACTCCATCGCCCAGCAGCCCGACGCCGCACCCACCATCACCCGCACCCTGTTTGTGGGTCTGGCCATGATTGAATCCATCGCCATCTACTGCTTTGTGGTGTCGATGATTCTCATTTTTGCCAATCCGTTCTGGAATTACATCATTGGAAAATAA